From the genome of Vicia villosa cultivar HV-30 ecotype Madison, WI linkage group LG2, Vvil1.0, whole genome shotgun sequence, one region includes:
- the LOC131649051 gene encoding chalcone--flavanone isomerase 2, with translation MSAASSITAIHVENIEFPAVVTSPVTGKSYFLGGAGERGLTINGTFIKFTCIGVYLEDKAVESLANKWKGKTSEELLHTLDFYRDIISGPFEKLIRGSKIKELSGPEYSKKVMENCVAHLKSVGTYGDEEVEAMQKFAQAFKNVNFPPGASVFYRQSPHGILGLSFSKDISIPEKEDTVIKNKAVSSAVLETMIGEHAVSPDLKRCLAARLPALLNEGTFKIGN, from the exons ATGTCTGCTGCATCATCCATCACCGCTATCCACGTGGAGAACATTGAGTTCCCAGCGGTAGTTACCTCTCCGGTCACCGGAAAATCATATTTCCTCGGCGGTGCTGGTGAGAGAGGGTTAACTATCAATGGAACTTTCATCAAGTTCACTTGCATTGGAGTATACTTGGAGGACAAAGCAGTAGAATCTCTTGCCAATAAATGGAAGGGTAAAACCTCTGAAGAGTTGCTTCATACTCTTGACTTCTACAGAGACATCATTTCAG GTCCTTTTGAGAAGTTAATAAGAGGATCAAAGATAAAGGAACTGAGTGGTCCTGAGTACTCAAAGAAGGTTATGGAGAACTGTGTGGCACATTTGAAATCTGTTGGAACATATGGAGATGAAGAAGTTGAAGCTATGCAAAAATTTGCCCAAGCTTTCAAGAATGTTAATTTTCCACCTGGTGCTTCAGTTTTTTACAGGCAATCACCTCATGGAATATTAGGG CTAAGTTTCTCAAAAGATATAAGTATACCAGAAAAGGAGGATACAGTTATAAAGAACAAAGCAGTTTCATCTGCAGTGTTGGAAACTATGATTGGTGAGCATGCTGTTTCTCCTGATTTGAAGCGTTGTTTGGCTGCAAGATTACCTGCATTGTTGAATGAGGGTACTTTCAAGATTGGAAATTGA